From Scomber japonicus isolate fScoJap1 chromosome 22, fScoJap1.pri, whole genome shotgun sequence, one genomic window encodes:
- the LOC128384013 gene encoding NACHT, LRR and PYD domains-containing protein 1 homolog — MLYLLKQNISDWTEYEPVVNTVDEVQTYSLQSDPGRFECSVSTMRWVCKEKVSFNYKFCSWDEHRERPACMNYIPAGPLMDITVTTGKLEEMHLPHWICTDDNPTILDSFAVLHVDISGDYVEKVSEVTSSHVKILHPISSPRGVMIRSFL, encoded by the exons ATGCTCTACCTTCTGAAACAGAACATCAGTGACTGGACTGAATATGAACCTGTAGTCAACACTGTGGATGAGGTCCAAACCTATAG CCTACAGTCTGACCCAGGTCGCTTTGAGTGCAGTGTGTCTACCATGCGCTGGGTTTGTAAGGAGAAGGTCAGCTTCAACTACAAGTTCTGCTCTTGGGATGAGCACAGGGAGAGGCCTGCATGCATGAATTACATACCAGCAGGACCCCTAATGGACATTACAGTCACAACCGGGAAGTTAGAGGAGATGCATCTTCCACACTGGATATGTACAG atGACAACCCCACAATTTTGGACAGTTTTGCAGTTCTGCATGTAGATATCAGTGGAGATTACGTGGAAAAAGTGTCTGAAGTGACATCATCCCATGTCAAGATACTTCATCCCATTTCCTCTCCAAGAGGGGTCATGATCAGGAGTTTTTTATGA